Genomic window (Candidatus Tanganyikabacteria bacterium):
AGGTGCTCAAGGAGCTCCGGCCGCAAATGGCCGAGCGCGAGCAGGCTCGGGCACTCTTCCAGCAGGAGGCCCGCATCCTCGCGACGCTGGCGCATCCCGGCATTCCCCGGGCCGCGGGCTTCTTCAGCGAGGGCGAGCGCGACTATCTGGTGGAAGACTTCGTGGCGGGCCGCAACCTCGGCACGCTCTGCGCGGAGCGGGGCGCCCTGTCCGAAGAGGAGGTCCTGCGCGTGCTCGTGAGCGTGCTGGGTACGCTCGAGTATCTGCACGGGCGCACTCCGCCGATCGTGCACCGGGACGTCAAGCCCGACAACCTGATCCTCTCCGAGACGGGACAGGTCGTGCTGGTCGATTTCGGCGCGGTGCGCCTCGCCTCGCGGCCCGGCCTCCTGACCGTGCGGGACGGCTCCACCGCGGTGGTCTACACGCAAGGTTACGCTCCCCCCGAGCAGATCCTCGGCCATGCCGCGCCGGCCAGCGACCTCTTCGCCCTGGGGGCGACGGCGCTGCACCTCCTGACCGGCAAGCACCCGCAGCAGTTCTTCGACGTGCGCGCCGGGCGCCACCAGGTGCCCGCGGGTCTGCCGCCCAGGCTGGAGGCCGTGGTGATGCGATTGACCGAGCCGACCGTCGCGGGTAGGTACGATCACGCCGGCGACGTGCTGCGGGATCTCGGCTACGGAACGGCGGGCGCGGCCCTGCCCGTGGCCGGGCCGGGGTCGGTCAGCGTGGCGGCGCCGGCCGCCGCGCCGCTGGTCTCTCTGTGGGATCCGTCGGGTCAGGATCGTGGCCGCTACGTAACGAGCGGGCCGGCGCCCCGCGGGCAGCTCCGCTGGGAGGTTCGCCTTTCGGCCCCGCTGGTGCACGCCCCGACGCTCTGGGAGGGCCGCCTCCTGGTCGTCACGGCAGATCGCATCCTGCACGCGCTGGACGCCTCCAACGGCGCCACCGTCTGGTCCCGCCCGGTTCCGGGCGAACCGCCCCTGCCCGCGGCGCCCGAGGCCTTCGGCAGCCGGGTGATCCTGCAGGTCAAGGGGTTGCTTGCCGCCTACGACCTGGCGTCGGGCGAACTTGCCTGGACGCACGAATCTCCGGGCCTGGTGGGCGGCCAGGCACCCATGGTGAGCGACGATCGGGCGTTGTGCGTGGACGTCGTGGAGCGGCAGGTGGTCGCCTTCGACGGCAACGGCCGCCGGGTGTGGGCCACGCCCTACGGTCGCAAGCGCGCCCACGCCGATCCCGAGGCGGTCGTGCGCCTGGACGGCCCTGCCCTGGCGACGTGTCGCGGTAACGTCGTGGCGCTCGCCTTCAAGCAGACGACCGCGACGTTCCGGGCGGCCGACGGCGCCGTGCTGTGGACACAGGAACAGCCGCAGTGCCAGGATCACGGGCCCGGCGGCGGCCGCCGCGCTTTCGGGGTGCCGGTCCTCCACGGGCGGCGGATCTACGTGTATAGCTCCTGGGACTGCCTCTACTGCCTCAACGCGGCGGACGGTTACCTCCACTGGGCGCACCACACGGGCGCGACCCCCGAAGGAGGCGGCCTGGCGCT
Coding sequences:
- a CDS encoding PQQ-binding-like beta-propeller repeat protein translates to MTLDHLLAEKLDCPICKRSNPADHRFCSGCGAKIHLPIAIGTVLDGRYRVVEVLSSAGGFATTYVAEDAQLFGRRQVLKELRPQMAEREQARALFQQEARILATLAHPGIPRAAGFFSEGERDYLVEDFVAGRNLGTLCAERGALSEEEVLRVLVSVLGTLEYLHGRTPPIVHRDVKPDNLILSETGQVVLVDFGAVRLASRPGLLTVRDGSTAVVYTQGYAPPEQILGHAAPASDLFALGATALHLLTGKHPQQFFDVRAGRHQVPAGLPPRLEAVVMRLTEPTVAGRYDHAGDVLRDLGYGTAGAALPVAGPGSVSVAAPAAAPLVSLWDPSGQDRGRYVTSGPAPRGQLRWEVRLSAPLVHAPTLWEGRLLVVTADRILHALDASNGATVWSRPVPGEPPLPAAPEAFGSRVILQVKGLLAAYDLASGELAWTHESPGLVGGQAPMVSDDRALCVDVVERQVVAFDGNGRRVWATPYGRKRAHADPEAVVRLDGPALATCRGNVVALAFKQTTATFRAADGAVLWTQEQPQCQDHGPGGGRRAFGVPVLHGRRIYVYSSWDCLYCLNAADGYLHWAHHTGATPEGGGLALPAPAVDGRFLYLAPLGWKLLAFSLETRERLWAFSAGGRPLFGPCLAGDRAYVATEEGGLYALDRETGEVAFRFEGGEAFVAAPLFADGHVYAGQVSGRLLALS